Proteins encoded in a region of the Puniceibacterium sp. IMCC21224 genome:
- a CDS encoding amino acid ABC transporter permease → MTTFSDPPQASFRLSMLINDTRYRSYTFQAIALIIVIAVFAYLGANLVANLRAAGLTIGYGFLSEPSNYDINQTLIDYTSQSSHLRASVVGILNTLLVSFLACITATVIGVIAGVLRLSPNWLVRKLMAIYVEMFRNVPVLIWIIIIFTVMTAVLPAPNAFRGENATSSMLFGAFAFTNRGLYLPAPVWGPGSLLLASIFVASVIGVVVYRRYATKLLFDTGRLLPMGWPSVAIFFLPTLVFYFLLGRPVTLDYPELRGFNFQGGIQILGSLIALWFALAIYTGAFIAENVRAGIQAVSRGQTEAAASLGIRPNRIMKLVVLPQALRVIIPPLISNYLNITKNSSLAIAVGYMDITGTLGGITLNQTGRAIECVLALMLFYLCISLAISAIMNVYNNSVRLKER, encoded by the coding sequence ATGACCACATTCAGCGACCCTCCGCAGGCGTCGTTTCGGCTGTCGATGCTGATCAACGACACGCGCTACCGCTCTTACACGTTTCAGGCGATCGCCCTTATCATTGTGATTGCCGTTTTTGCCTATCTCGGGGCTAATCTGGTCGCCAACCTGCGCGCTGCCGGTCTGACGATCGGATATGGATTTCTGTCTGAACCGTCGAATTACGATATTAATCAAACACTTATCGACTATACCAGTCAGTCATCGCATCTGCGGGCCTCTGTGGTTGGTATCTTGAACACGTTGCTTGTCTCGTTCCTGGCGTGCATCACTGCGACGGTGATCGGCGTGATCGCGGGGGTGCTGCGCCTGTCGCCAAACTGGCTGGTCCGCAAGTTGATGGCGATCTATGTCGAAATGTTCCGTAACGTGCCAGTGCTGATCTGGATCATCATCATCTTTACTGTGATGACAGCCGTTCTGCCCGCTCCAAATGCGTTTCGCGGCGAGAATGCGACGTCGTCGATGCTGTTCGGCGCGTTCGCCTTTACCAACCGTGGGCTATATCTGCCAGCGCCGGTCTGGGGACCGGGGTCGCTGCTTCTGGCCTCCATCTTTGTCGCGTCGGTTATCGGGGTTGTTGTTTATCGCCGCTACGCCACCAAGCTGCTGTTCGACACGGGCAGGCTGTTGCCGATGGGCTGGCCGTCGGTGGCGATCTTCTTTCTTCCGACGCTGGTGTTCTACTTCCTGCTCGGGCGGCCGGTCACTCTGGATTACCCCGAGCTCAGAGGGTTTAACTTTCAGGGGGGGATCCAGATCCTCGGTTCACTGATCGCCCTGTGGTTCGCACTGGCAATTTACACCGGCGCTTTCATCGCCGAAAACGTCCGGGCCGGCATTCAGGCGGTAAGCCGGGGACAAACCGAAGCGGCGGCGTCGCTGGGAATTCGTCCGAACCGGATCATGAAGCTGGTGGTGCTACCGCAGGCGCTGCGGGTGATCATCCCGCCGCTGATTTCGAATTACCTCAACATCACCAAGAACTCGTCGCTGGCCATTGCGGTTGGCTACATGGACATCACCGGTACGCTGGGGGGGATCACGCTGAACCAGACGGGGCGGGCGATCGAATGTGTCCTTGCCCTGATGCTGTTTTATCTCTGCATCAGCCTTGCGATCTCAGCGATCATGAATGTCTACAACAATTCTGTCCGGCTGAAGGAGCGCTGA
- a CDS encoding amino acid ABC transporter substrate-binding protein, translating into MKKSVILGALTVAGLSAGVAGAATLDDVKARGTLNCGVTTGLVGFAAPDANGEWAGFDVDVCRAVAAAVLGDPTAVQFVPTTGKTRFTALASGEIDLLARNTTWTFSRDVDLKFEFVGINYYDGQGFIVPKALGVSSAKELDGATVCIQTGTTTELNLADYFRKNNMSYQPVPIETNAEGQQQYLAGACDTYTTDASGLAATRAAFENPQDHIVLPEIISKEPLGPLVRHGDNDWADIARWTLNALIAAEEYGVTSANLEEMSAGTDNPEINRLLGTEGNLGEMLGLSADWAKMAIAAGGNYGEVFEKNIGENTPIGLSRGLNAQWTDGGLLYSPPFR; encoded by the coding sequence ATGAAAAAATCCGTAATTCTTGGCGCACTGACGGTTGCAGGCCTTTCGGCCGGTGTGGCCGGAGCTGCGACACTGGACGACGTCAAGGCACGCGGCACGCTGAACTGTGGCGTGACGACCGGTCTGGTAGGCTTTGCCGCGCCGGATGCAAACGGCGAATGGGCCGGCTTTGACGTCGACGTCTGCCGTGCTGTCGCTGCGGCTGTTCTGGGCGATCCGACTGCCGTGCAGTTCGTCCCAACCACCGGCAAGACCCGCTTTACTGCGCTTGCCTCGGGTGAAATTGATCTGCTCGCGCGCAACACCACCTGGACCTTTAGCCGCGATGTCGACCTCAAGTTCGAATTCGTTGGAATCAACTACTATGATGGTCAGGGCTTTATCGTTCCCAAGGCACTGGGCGTCAGCTCGGCCAAGGAGCTGGATGGCGCGACTGTCTGCATCCAGACCGGTACCACGACCGAGCTCAACCTCGCGGACTACTTCCGCAAGAACAACATGAGCTATCAGCCCGTCCCGATCGAGACGAATGCCGAAGGTCAGCAGCAGTACCTTGCAGGTGCTTGTGATACCTATACCACAGACGCCTCTGGTCTTGCCGCGACCCGCGCCGCGTTTGAGAACCCGCAGGATCACATCGTCCTGCCCGAGATCATCTCGAAAGAGCCGCTTGGCCCGCTGGTCCGTCATGGCGACAATGACTGGGCCGACATCGCGCGCTGGACACTGAACGCGCTGATCGCCGCCGAAGAATACGGCGTCACCTCGGCCAATCTCGAAGAGATGTCCGCAGGCACCGACAACCCCGAAATCAACCGTCTGCTCGGTACTGAGGGCAATCTGGGCGAGATGCTGGGGCTGAGTGCCGACTGGGCCAAGATGGCCATCGCAGCAGGTGGAAATTATGGCGAAGTGTTCGAAAAGAACATCGGCGAGAATACTCCGATCGGCCTGTCGCGCGGCCTGAACGCGCAGTGGACCGATGGCGGTCTGCTTTACTCCCCGCCGTTCCGTTAA
- a CDS encoding ATP12 family chaperone protein has protein sequence MTDWAPKRFWTSADVVEEEGGFGVALDGRRVRTPAKAGLIVPTRALAQAVAAEWDAQAEKVDPMSMPMTQAANSAIDKLGLQRIEVADMLADYGDADLLCYRADSPDALVDRQAMIWTPYLDWAAEVLGARLHERTGLMHVPQDAGALTQLRRQVHQLSDFELAAFHDLVALSGSLILAFAAIHDMQPPEDLWQVSRLDETWQEEQWGADDEAQQTAERKRTAFLRAYRFYRLTRSA, from the coding sequence ATGACCGACTGGGCGCCGAAACGATTCTGGACATCCGCAGATGTTGTCGAGGAAGAGGGTGGCTTTGGCGTCGCACTTGACGGGCGCCGTGTACGCACGCCGGCCAAGGCCGGTCTGATTGTACCGACCCGCGCTCTTGCGCAGGCCGTCGCGGCGGAATGGGATGCGCAGGCTGAAAAAGTTGACCCGATGAGCATGCCTATGACTCAGGCAGCGAACTCTGCCATCGACAAGCTGGGCCTGCAACGCATCGAGGTGGCCGATATGCTGGCCGATTACGGTGACGCCGATCTGTTGTGTTACCGGGCTGACAGCCCGGATGCGCTGGTGGACCGGCAGGCCATGATCTGGACCCCCTATCTGGACTGGGCGGCCGAGGTTCTGGGCGCGCGGTTGCATGAACGCACCGGCCTGATGCATGTGCCGCAGGATGCGGGAGCGCTGACGCAATTGCGCCGTCAGGTGCATCAGTTGTCAGATTTCGAACTGGCGGCGTTTCACGATCTGGTGGCGCTTTCGGGGTCTTTGATCCTGGCGTTTGCCGCCATCCACGACATGCAGCCGCCCGAAGACCTCTGGCAGGTGTCTCGTCTGGACGAAACCTGGCAAGAAGAGCAATGGGGCGCTGACGACGAAGCGCAACAGACCGCTGAACGTAAAAGAACAGCGTTTTTACGCGCATATCGGTTTTACCGATTGACGCGATCAGCCTGA
- a CDS encoding HAD-IA family hydrolase, which yields MSDLRLVVFDVDGTLVDSQADILAAMQAAFDGGGLEMPSRDAVLGIVGLSLPEAMSQLVPGIKTAERRILVDGYKAAYMTLRADNGVAVSSPLYPHVRNVLDGLHAVPEVLLGVATGKSRRGLDKLLDGHDLRSLFVTQQVADNHPSKPHPGMLRSALSETGIEPHRAVMIGDTSYDMEMARAAGMLAIGVTWGYHDRARLREAHVLLDDIRMLPGLLQQIWEQTA from the coding sequence ATGAGCGACTTGCGACTCGTGGTTTTTGACGTTGACGGCACTTTGGTCGACAGTCAGGCCGATATCCTCGCGGCGATGCAGGCGGCGTTTGATGGCGGGGGTCTGGAAATGCCATCGCGCGACGCAGTTCTGGGCATTGTCGGTTTGTCCCTGCCCGAGGCGATGTCGCAACTGGTGCCAGGGATCAAAACCGCTGAGCGGCGCATATTGGTTGACGGCTACAAGGCGGCTTACATGACGCTGCGGGCCGACAACGGGGTTGCGGTGTCGTCGCCGCTTTATCCCCATGTGCGCAACGTGCTTGATGGTCTGCATGCGGTGCCAGAAGTGCTGCTGGGCGTCGCCACCGGAAAATCGCGCCGGGGGCTGGACAAACTTCTGGACGGGCATGACCTGCGCAGCCTTTTTGTAACGCAGCAGGTTGCGGACAATCATCCGTCGAAACCGCATCCGGGCATGCTGCGTTCGGCCCTGTCCGAGACCGGGATTGAACCGCACCGCGCGGTGATGATCGGCGACACCAGTTATGACATGGAAATGGCGCGCGCAGCCGGCATGTTGGCGATCGGTGTGACCTGGGGCTATCATGACCGTGCGCGGCTGCGCGAGGCGCATGTGCTGCTGGATGACATTCGTATGCTACCGGGCCTGCTTCAACAGATATGGGAACAGACGGCATGA